In Zingiber officinale cultivar Zhangliang chromosome 1A, Zo_v1.1, whole genome shotgun sequence, a genomic segment contains:
- the LOC122007118 gene encoding uncharacterized protein LOC122007118, translated as MGCLKGPSHVSWISKRLFCADLPAGPTEPLRKYINRFNQVTQDVPTATSEILMSAFSHDWGKFARDSKRAAEMSLPPPELAPQLIKMMEEQRAAGPAGPSRSDLAGPSSHQPSGGKEPEGSREVENRGNTAVRKIGMISGEPTDGDSGRARKSHVRRLEVHAVGCSQEQAADPVISFGPADLEGLELPHDDALIIKAIIANNRVARVFVDTGSSVNILFRTAFEEMQIDAVELQPVATSLYGFTVGEQVREVRGEQKVSQRCYIDMVRVEARKHQRTQDGGVYVVQEELLPISEEPIPWEEVQLHAGRPASLTRVASDLPSSLKEELIQCLIRNRDVFAWSTEELPGVKPEVAEHKLHLLPESRPVKQKKRNFSADQNKIIRAEVDQLKKTGHVREVQFPSWLSNVDLVKKSNNKWRVCIDFRDLNRASPKDCYPLPRIDQMVDSTAGCERICMLDAYQGYHQIPLAREDKENSPLAENLVKDVEETCRTLRQYGLKLNPLKCLFGAKGGKFLGYLVTERGIEVNPEKVQVLKDMQPPQNLKETQKLVGRITTLSRFISRSADRAAPFFKVLRKASKFQWDEECTKAFEELKKYLETLPSLFKPIVGEPLWVYLSATPEAVGAVLVKEHDHVQRPVYFFSHLLKGAEARYTALEKLVYGLVLMVLRLRPYFLSHPITVLTNSTMGRALTNVEVAGRLIKWVTELGEYDIQYQPRTTIKAQALTDFLTEVHQNSSEETWKIYVDGSVNHQGSGVGVLVISPQGDILQVAVRLNFWATNNEAEYEALLAGLQAARHVGAARVIIYSDSQLVTQQITGNFVINCDKLQIYREAYEKMKVEFAEVTVTKIPRSENERADELAKMASSLTTWVLDRSIAQTFLIAQIDLQNNAGVTIDWRTPVISYLRQGVLPTDPEESRLIRRQAHAYVMIGDQLYKRSFSQPLLKCLGMEEADQALQEIHLGCCRNHVGGRTLSRKVLLAGYFWPTLQRDAQRLVNTCLSCQKHQNLTHQPTALLRTSIVSCPFDQWGMDIVGPFLMAPGQRRFLLVVVDYFSKWIEAEALARITEGAVIQFLWKNILCRFGIPHKLVSDNGRQFQGQRIQACNDQTEVVNREIVRGLKVKLDHVGDNWVEELPSILWAYRTTPWESTGLTSFHLVYGNEAVVPIEIGIPSVRRILYDEGNTERRLAELDLISETRDRTMARLEAYRQRMRQNYNRRVVPRFFREGDLVWKQIKPVGDVTKLAPQWDGPYKVIKKLVSGAYYLQDERGKKLDRPWSANYLRPYRV; from the exons ATGGGTTGCCTCAAGGGTCCCTCACATGTTTCCTGGATTTCAAAGCGGCTTTTCTGCGCCGATTTACCAGCA GGGCCGACTGAGCCCCTAAGAAAATATATCAACCGCTTCAATCAAGTGACTCAAGATGTTCCCACTGCCACTTCAGAGATTCTGATGAGCGCCTTTTCCCATGATTGGGGGAAG TTTGCTAGAGACTCCAAGCGAGCTGCTGAGATGAGTTTGCCCCCACCTGAGCTAGCTCCTCAGTTGATCAAAATGATGGAAGAACAAAGGGCGGCGGGACCAGCAGGACCATCTCGCTCTGATCTCGCAGGACCTAGCAGTCATCAACCTAGCGGGGGAAAAGAGCCAGAAGGATCACGAGAAGTCGAGAACAGAGGCAATACGGCCGTCAGAAAGATCGGCATGATCTCTGGGGAGCCGACCGACGGGGACTCAGGGAGAGCGCGCAAGTCTCATGTGCGGCGATTGGAGGTTCATGCTGTCGGATGTAGTCAAGAGCAGGCTGCTGACCCTGTCATTAGCTTTGGACCAGCAGACTTGGAGGGTTTGGAATTGCCTCATGACGATGCGCTCATCATCAAGGCTATCATTGCTAACAACCGAGTAGCTAGAGTTTTTGTTGACACCGGGAGTTCGGTCAACATTCTATTCAGGACCGCATTTGAAGAAATGCAGATTGACGCCGTTGAGCTTCAACCAGTAGCTACCtctttatatggattcacgg TGGGCGAGCAGGTCAGGGAAGTTAGGGGAGAACAAAAGGTCTCTCAGCGATGTTATATCGATATGGTCCGAGTTGAGGCTCGGAAACATCAAAGGACGCAGGACGGAGGTGTTTATGTCGTTCAAGAGGAGCTTCTTCCCATCtctgaggagcccatcccctgGGAAGAAGTGCAGTTGCATGCTGGGCGACCTGCGAGTCTGACCAGGGTTGCAAGCGATTTACCTTCTTCCCTCAAAGAAGAATTGATTCAGTGCTTAATCCGCAATAGGGATGTCTTTGCCTGGTCTACGGAGGAACTTCCTGGGGTTAAGCCAGAGGTGGCTGAGCACAAGTTGCATTTGCTACCTGAGTCCCGGCCTGTGAAGCAGAAGAAAAGGAATTTTTCAGCTgaccagaataaaataataagagcagagGTGGACCAGCTCAAGAAGACAGGACATGTTCGAGAAGTGCAATTTCCTTCATGGCTTTCCAATGTGGACTTGGTAAAAAAGTctaacaacaagtggagagtatgtatAGATTTCCGAGACCTCAACCGGGCCAGCCCTAAAGATTGCTACCctttgccccggattgatcaaatggtggactccacagctggaTGCGAGAGAATTTGTATgctggacgcttatcagggatatcatcagatacctcTAGCCCGGGAAGATAAAGAGAAT TCCCCACTGGCCGAAAACTTGGTCAAAGATGTGGAGGAAACGTGCAGAACTCTCCGACAGTATGGGTTGAAACTCAATCCTTTGAAATGTCTATTCGGGGCTAAAGGGGGGAAATTCTTGGGTTACTTAGtgaccgagcgaggaatagaggtcAATCCTGAAAAAGTACAGGTGCTCAAAGATATGCAACCGCCTCAAAATTTGAAGGAGACCCAGAAGCTGGTCGGAAGAATAACAACCCTGTCTAGATTCAtttccagatctgcagatcgagctGCTCCTTTCTTCAAAGTGCTAAGAAAAGCGtccaagttccagtgggacgaagaatgcaCTAAAGCTTTTGAGGAATTGAAGAAATATCTGGAGACTCTGCCTTCTCTTTTTAAGCCAATTGTAGGGGAACCCTTATGGGTTTATttgtcagccacccctgaggcTGTAGGGGCAGTGCTAGTCAAAGAACATGATCATGTACAACGACCCGTGTATTTCTTCAGCCATTTATTGAAGGGAGCCGAGGCCAGATACACGGCACTcgagaagttggtttacggatTGGTTCTTATGGTTCTGCGGCTACGACCTTACTTTTTATCGCATCCAATCACAGTAttgaccaatagcaccatgggaagagcATTGACCAATGTTGAAGTTGCGGGCCGACTTATTAAATGGGTCACTGAGTtgggagaatatgatatacaatatcagcccCGCACCACTATTAAAGCACAAGCCCTGACAGATTTCTTAACAGAGGTACATCAAAACAGCTCTGAAGAAACATGGAAGATCTATGTAGATGGGTCTGTCAATCATCAAGGAAGCGGAGTCGGGGTCCTAGTAATATCTCCGCAAGGAGATATACTCCAGGTGGCAGTACGGCTGAATTTTtgggccactaataatgaagcagagtacgagGCTTTGTTGGCTGGGTTGCAAGCAGCCCGACATGTCGGGGCAGCCCGGGTAATCAtctattcagattctcagttagTGACTCAACAGATTACTGGCAACTTCGTTATAAATTGTGATAAATTACAAATATATCGAGAAGCTTACGAAAAGATGAAAGTAGAATTTGCAGAAGTCACTGTAACAAAGATACCCAGGTCGGAGAATGAGCGGGCGGATGAGCTAGCAAAGATGGCCAGTTCCTTAACTACTTGGGTATTAGATCGATCAATAGCACAAACCTTCCTGATAGCCCAGATAGATTTGCAAAACAACGCGGGGGTAACTATTGACTGGCGGACACCCGTGATAAGTTATCTCAGGCAAGGGGTCTTACCTACAGATCCAGAAGAGTCTCGATTAATAAGAAGGCAGGCTCATGCTTATGTCATGATTggggaccagctctacaaaaGATCCTTCTCTCAACCTTTACTTAAATGCTTGGGCATGGAGGAAGCCGACCAAGCCTTGCAGGAAATACACTTGGGATGTTGTAGAAACCATGTAGGAGGTCGGACGTTATCTCGCAAGGTGCTcttggccggatatttttggcctactttacaaaGGGATGCGCAGAGGTTGGTGAACacctgcttgtcctgccagaaaCATCAGAACTTGACACATCAACCTACAGCTCTGTTGAGAACGTCCATCGTATCCTGTCCTttcgatcagtggggtatggatattgtaggaccaTTTCTGATGGCACCAGGTCAAAGGCGTTTCTTATTGGTGgtcgtggattatttttctaagtggatAGAAGCAGAGGCCTTGGCCCGGATTACAGAGGGTGCGGTTATTCAATTCTTGTGGAAGAACATCCTCTGCCGATTTGGTATCCCTCATAAGCTGGTGTCTgacaatggaaggcagtttcaagggcAGAGAATACAGGCCTG CAATGACCAGACTGAAGTAGTTAACAGAGAAATAGTCCGGGGTTTGAAGGTTAAGCTAGATCATGTAGGAGACAATTGGGTGGAAGAGCTACCAAGCATTTTATGGGCTTATCGTACAACACCTTGGGAAAGCACAGGTCTGACGTCATTTCACCTGGTTTATGGTAATGAGGCAGTGGTACCCATAGAAATTGGTATACCGTCAGTTAGAAGGATACTCTATGATGAAGGAAATACGGAGCGACGGCTAGCGGAGCTAGATCTTATTAGCGAAACTCGAGATCGAACGATGGCTCGGCTAGAAGCTTATCggcaaagaatgagacaaaattacaaccGAAGAGTAGTTCCCCGATTCTTTCGGGAGggagatctggtctggaagcaaaTCAAGCCAGTAGGGGATGTGactaagttggcaccacaatgggatgGACCGTATAAGGTCATTAAGAAGTTGGTCTCTGGAGCTTATTATTTGCAAGATGAACGAGGCAAGAAGCTGGATCGGCCCTGGAGCGCTAATTATCTGCGACCTTATAGAGTCTGA